A region of the Fischerella sp. PCC 9605 genome:
CCATAGGGATAAGGCATAAATGTTACATTATTTAATGTTCCAATTGCTCCTGCTCGAATTCCGGTATTAGCAGTAATTGATAAGCTCCCCAAAGTCATTCCATGATAGGCTCCCATAAAGGAGAATATACCTGGTCTTTTTTTGACTTTTCTAGCTAATTTTAAAGCTGCTTCGACAGCATTTGTTCCAGTTGGGCCGCAGAACTGAATGCGATAATCTAACTGTTTTGTACTTAGTACTACCTCATTAAATTTAGCTAAAAACTTCTCTTTAGCAGAAGTATACATATCCAAACCATGTGCGATTCCATCGGCATCTAAATATGACATAACCTTTTGTTTGATATAGTCATGATTATGTCCATAATTTAAAGCACCTGCACCAGCAAAAAAATCTATGTATTCTTCACCTGATTCAGCATAAACTATGGAACCCTTAGCTCGATGAAATATTGCAGGAAAACTACGGCAATAGCTTCTGACGTTTGATTCACACTTTTCAAATATATTCATGCAACTGCTCTCCATTTTTCTATTATTAGTTTTTTGGTTAAATTTATGAAAAATTTGACATTATCAAGATACATAATTTAAATACGATTTATAAAATTTAAAAATTATTGGCGAAGGTATTTTAAATACTAATCCCATAGTTATTAAAAAGTTATAGTATGAATTTTGAATGGGCATACCCTTTACACTAGCAGCTAGAGCATTCAAGGAGCTTTTTCTAGTGTGCCAATCAATATTAAAAGAAATTGACATATCTAAGCTTCTAACATGATGTAACGTTCCAGGAGGCATATATAAGATATCTCCAGGATTTACAATAAATTTGATTGGTCTGGCATTTTTATATTCAGGATATTTATTAAAATCCGGTTTTTCGGGATTCACAAGAAACCATCGCCAGCCCTGACGATAACAATATTTAGTATCTTCAGGTAGTAATATGGTAAATTGTTTGCGTCCAACTATCTGGAAAAAAATATTGTTAGTGAGAAGACAATCAAAATGTAGTGGAGTAATACTATTAGAACAACCCAAGAAAAATTGACAGTAACGCCACCACTTGTACCAATACCATTTTGGCAAGTAATCTAGGGGAAATGGTTGAGCGTCTTCTATAAGTGAAGGAATTAAGCTAAATAAAGGTAGGTCGTGGCAATATGGTGGTGAAGGATTATTCAGAGAATCAGCTTCATAGTTTTCTATTAATTCTATATATTTTTCCATTGTCAGGTTACATACTTCAATTCCCTGATCGCTAAATTTTTTTGCATAAATATTTAGAGAAGGTGATAATTGTTTTAAGTATTTTAAAGACCATTGACTAAAGCTATTCCAGCTAGGAATAACTCCGGAGATTATGACTGGTTTTCCCATTTCAACATAATCTTTGGTAAATTCATTACTTGAAAGTTTATATCTTCTTTCTATTTCAGGTATAGTTATCATACTTGAATTAATTTCACTACTTTTCATAATCAATAAATTGATATCTGCACTTAATTAGCTGTATATACAATTACTTTTTTACTGTCTATGAATCGACTAACTCAATTAGTATATTCATTAGCTAATCACAGCTAATCCCCAATCAAATAATGCTGCTTCTTTTTCTAAAGCTGTTGATATTTGCTGTTGTTTTGGAGTCAAAAATGATAAATCCTTAATTTTAACCAAAGGATTAGTCATTATGTATTGTAAGAGTATTTTAAACTCTGTAATTATCCCAGTAATTGTAGCAATATCAAATCTACGACAATCATATGAAATTGCTACTATCATTTCGGATTCTGGATATATAACTAAATTCAAAGGGTAATTGGTTCTGAAATACTCGCCTTTATCTGCAACAATTTCTACATTTCCTTTCCAACTTCGTACAGATTGACTATCTGGAACGTTCTCAACTACAACAAAAGTTTCAAACATAGGTAAATCTCGAGGTACTTCACTCCACCCTTGAATTTGTGTAAGTGAAGTGTATTCATGATGACGTACTTCTACTAATTGAGTCTGAAGATCTTGAAGCCATGACAACAACTGTTGCTCGGTATTTAACTTCACATTCATTGGTAAGGTATTTATAAATACACCAACCATTGAATCTACTTCGGCTAAGTCTACTGGTCTTCCTGTGACAGTGCAGCCATAGACTATGTTGTTACGACAAGTGTAACGACTAAGGAGAATAGACCAGATTCCATTAACTAATGTAGCCAGAGTAAGACGATTTTGTGCAGTAAAAGATAATAGTGCCTTTGTACTTGCTTCTGATAGCTTAAATTTCTCCTGATCGTACCTTTCTTCTTGGAATGGTAACTGTTTATTTTCTATATAACTTAGAGGAGTTGGTGCTTTAATTCCTGCTAATGTTTGTCTCCAAAAATTTTCAGTTTTTGCTATATTCTGCTCTTGTAACCAGTCGATATAATCTCGAAAAGGTCGATTTGATGTAAATCTTACTTCTTTACCTTCACAAAGTGCTTCGTAAATTTGTAGACATTCATCCAATATTATCGCAGAAGACCATCCGTCTGTAATTATATGATGAAAACTCCAAACAAATTCATAGTAATCATCAGCAAGGCGAATTAAAGTTAGACGCATTAGGCATGGTTGCGAAAAGTCAAAATATAATTTGCGATCGCTCTCATAAAATGATTTCAATCGCTCTTCCTGCTCTGCTCGCTCAAGACCACGCCAATCATATTGATTTAAGGAAATTTCTACTTTTTTATAGACAACTTGTAGTGGATTATCAATGTCTTCCCAGTAAAATGCTGTACGCCAAATTGCGTGTCTATCTACAACTTTTTGCCATGCTTCTTCAAAAGCCTCAATATTTAGATTACCACGTAAACCTATGGGAACATGAAAAAAATATAATGATGATTCTCTCTCGTACAAAGAGTGGAAGAGCATACCTTCTTGTACGGGCGTAAGTTTATATATGTCCTCTATATTTTCTGCTTTCATTGTGCTTATTCCTCATTTGCTCGGTTGATTTTCGCCATAAGTTTATCTAAGTTTTGTTGGCTCAAGTTAGCTCTTGGAAAGTCAGAAGGTGTATATTTTTGTCTTTCAATAGATTGACAGTGAGCAATAATATTTCGCAGAGCTTCAATGAAATTTGAAGCTAATGTTTCAATGGTTTCTCGACGATGAACCGCTGTATTGTAAATCCAATTCAATTGAAGCTGTGACTGAACAATAACTCCATTTATTTCCAATAAGTAAAATCTATTTGTTCTTGGACTTTGGTTCAATCTAACGGGCTGCTGAGCTAAATTAAATAAAGATGACTGCGAAATGACTGGGTCAAAATCACCTAAGTATTTAAAACTTACTTGAGGTTGAGGAAAGGATTTTAGCTTTGACTTAACTTCTTGATTACCGCTTACATAGCGAAGTACATCATACCCAGTACCTCTATTTGGAATGCTACGCAAATACTCTTTGACTGCTACCAGTGCATTTCCTTGGTCGGAAGCCTCTGTTATATCCAAAAGAGCAGGGAAGCAAGTTGTCAATAAACCAACTGTACGAGACAAGGATATATCATTTATATTTTTGAAGATTTTCTCTCGACTATTATCTTCAACATCTACCCATAGTTGCAGTTCTCCCGTCCACTTTGCAAAAGCTTGGACTAACGCTGTTAGTAGAACATCGTTGATTTGGGTATTATAAGCCTTATTGACATTTTTTAATAAGGCTTGCGTTTCTTTTTTATCCAGAGAAATTGATACTATGTCAGCGCTAGCTCCTGTATTTTCCCTTGCAGGATAGTCAACAGGTAGACTGCGGAAAGGTTTTTGGGCTTTTGCTAACCAGTAGTCTTGCTCCCGCATAATTTCTAAAGTCTCAGCATACTCTTGCATACACTGCGCCCATTGTTTGAATGAAGTGGTTTTATCAGGCAAATGTATTGCTTTACCTTGGTTGAGTTGCTGATAGGCTGTTTGCAAATCTTCTAGCAAAATTTGC
Encoded here:
- a CDS encoding cupin-like domain-containing protein, with amino-acid sequence MKSSEINSSMITIPEIERRYKLSSNEFTKDYVEMGKPVIISGVIPSWNSFSQWSLKYLKQLSPSLNIYAKKFSDQGIEVCNLTMEKYIELIENYEADSLNNPSPPYCHDLPLFSLIPSLIEDAQPFPLDYLPKWYWYKWWRYCQFFLGCSNSITPLHFDCLLTNNIFFQIVGRKQFTILLPEDTKYCYRQGWRWFLVNPEKPDFNKYPEYKNARPIKFIVNPGDILYMPPGTLHHVRSLDMSISFNIDWHTRKSSLNALAASVKGMPIQNSYYNFLITMGLVFKIPSPIIFKFYKSYLNYVS
- a CDS encoding condensation domain-containing protein, producing the protein MKAENIEDIYKLTPVQEGMLFHSLYERESSLYFFHVPIGLRGNLNIEAFEEAWQKVVDRHAIWRTAFYWEDIDNPLQVVYKKVEISLNQYDWRGLERAEQEERLKSFYESDRKLYFDFSQPCLMRLTLIRLADDYYEFVWSFHHIITDGWSSAIILDECLQIYEALCEGKEVRFTSNRPFRDYIDWLQEQNIAKTENFWRQTLAGIKAPTPLSYIENKQLPFQEERYDQEKFKLSEASTKALLSFTAQNRLTLATLVNGIWSILLSRYTCRNNIVYGCTVTGRPVDLAEVDSMVGVFINTLPMNVKLNTEQQLLSWLQDLQTQLVEVRHHEYTSLTQIQGWSEVPRDLPMFETFVVVENVPDSQSVRSWKGNVEIVADKGEYFRTNYPLNLVIYPESEMIVAISYDCRRFDIATITGIITEFKILLQYIMTNPLVKIKDLSFLTPKQQQISTALEKEAALFDWGLAVIS